In Gimesia panareensis, the genomic window TGGACCAGTTGACCTACTCCGAATTTGTATTCAGTCTGGAAAACCCGACCTGTTTCAACCTGCTCGAGTCCGAGACGCTCGACGGGCACATTATCCTGGATATCAGCCCTTCGATCATTTTTCCGATTATCGACCGCCTGCTGGGGGGAGATGGGCATTCGCATGGAGCGTATCCCAATCGGGCACTCACCGAAATTGAAATTCGCCTCGTTTCACGTATCACGGGGCTGGCCATCGAAGGTATTGAATCGGCCTGGAGCAACCTGTGTGACTGGAGGCTGCGGGTTTCGCAGGTGGAGAGCAACCCCCAACTGGTTCAGATCGTGCCGCCGAACGAAGTAATCGTGTTGATCTCCTTCGAAGTGACCATGGGGGAAACACGGGGGATTATCAACCTGTGTATTCCCTTCAATACGATTGAGCCACTGTCGAATAAGCTGACCTCGGATACCTGGTCCGCTTATAAGAAAAAGTCGCCTGACATACGACAGCAGCTGAATCTGGAAGCGAGTGTTTCCAAATCCAAGATTGAGATGAAAGTCGAGCTG contains:
- the fliM gene encoding flagellar motor switch protein FliM; this encodes MADVLSQNEVESLLSALDPAASSSGGGGRPATRNTDFNSQISIYDFKRPERVSKEQMRAFRALHESFSREFGAALSGMLRSIIEVKLISVDQLTYSEFVFSLENPTCFNLLESETLDGHIILDISPSIIFPIIDRLLGGDGHSHGAYPNRALTEIEIRLVSRITGLAIEGIESAWSNLCDWRLRVSQVESNPQLVQIVPPNEVIVLISFEVTMGETRGIINLCIPFNTIEPLSNKLTSDTWSAYKKKSPDIRQQLNLEASVSKSKIEMKVELDHSKLTAGEVMNLAVGDVIMCNKGSAQSLTVEIEGAPVFTAYPGVYKGHKAISIEKMLAVPKDIIEQRVKQSEAAQA